From the Gymnogyps californianus isolate 813 chromosome 24, ASM1813914v2, whole genome shotgun sequence genome, one window contains:
- the LOC127025719 gene encoding ceramide synthase 4-like produces MGLSEGFWHHEYWLPPGATWEDMKESADIHYPQPQDLLLCIPSALLLIIVRCIFERTVALPLGRRLGVSDKLRPKVQPNATLEGFYVLLGRTPKEGELISLAKQSDLPVKKVYTWFQHRRAQDRPRLMKKFCEASWRFTFYFTSFFSGLALLYDKPWFWDHTVCWLRFPQQPLLPALGWFYLLELSFYCSLVATLPFDVKRKDFKEQIIHHIATITLIFVSYCANLIRFGMIVMLVHDASDYILELAKMLHYMKWKRVCEAVFIVFAVVFIISRLVIFPLITYYYFVTKFQLFLISCLINTFLMILQLLHIFWSYLIIQMIFGVILHGAKRKDARSDTEESDRSEAEDLAKNKE; encoded by the exons ATGGGACTGTCAGAGGGGTTCTGGCACCATGAATACTGGCTGCCACCTGGAGCTACCTGGGAAGACATGAAGGAGTCTGCAGACATACACTACCCACAGCCTCAGGACCTCTTGCTCTGCATCCCCAGTGCCCTGCTCTTGATCATTGTCCGATGCATCTTTGAAAG AACTGTAGCTCTGCCCTTGGGCAGGAGGTTGGGTGTGAGTGACAAGCTGAGGCCCAAAGTTCAGCCCAATGCCACGCTGGAAGGCTTCTACGTTCTGCTGGGCAGGACCCCAAAGGAG GGGGAGCTGATTTCCCTGGCCAAGCAGAGTGACCTGCCGGTCAAAAAGGTGTATACCTGGTTCCAGCACCGGCGGGCCCAGGATCGGCCCAGGCTGATGAAGAAGTTCTGTGAGGCCAG CTGGAGATTTACATTCTACTTCACCTCATTCTTCTCTGGGCTGGCTCTCCTGTATGAT AAGCCTTGGTTTTGGGACCACACCGTGTGCTGGCTGAGATTTCCACAACAG cctctcctgcctgcattGGGCTGGTTCTACCTGCTGGAGCTCTCCTTCTACTGCTCGCTGGTGGCCACCCTGCCCTTCGACGTGAAGAGGAAG GACTTTAAGGAACAGATCATCCACCACATCGCTACCATCACTCTGATCTTTGTCTCCTACTGTGCCAATCTTATACGGTTTGGGATGATAGTCATGCTGGTCCACGATGCCTCTGATTATATTTTAGAG CTTGCCAAGATGCTCCATTATATGAAATGGAAGCGGGTCTGCGAAGCAGTCTTTattgtttttgctgttgttttcatcATCTCCCGGCTTGTCATTTTCCCATTAAT CACATACTATTACTTTGTGACAAAATTTCAGTTGTTCCTCATAAGCTGTCTGATAAACACTTTCCTGATGATCCTGCAGTTGTTACACATTTTCTGGTCCTATCTGATCATCCAGATGATCTTCGGTGTCATCCTCCATGGTGCG aaaagaaaagatgccaGAAGTGACACCGAGGAAAGCGACAGGAGCGAAGCAGAGGATCTGGCAAAGAACAAGGAGTAA